The sequence taattaatttgcaCCCAACCTTTACCATTCCTTTTCTGTGTTTGCTTTCTCTTCAAATTTTATTCTGATTCTTCCCTTCCTTTATTGGTTGGTATGTTCTGTGTTTCCTCTTTCATTTAACGCCATATTACTATCAATTGTTGAATTAGCATTTGGGTGAAATCATGAATTTGATTGATACCACTGATTTAGGAACTAATTAACATCTTAATCCACATGAAATGAAGGTTTAATATCCTCTTTCATAATTCTTATGAACTGATTGTTTTGTGTATCTTATTTCATGTAATACCATATTAGCATGAAGTGTTAACTTAGTATTTGGATGAaattatgaatttgaaagatACCACAGATTCATGATCTAATTAACATCTTAATCCTCATTAAATGAAGGTTAAATATCCTCTTTCATGATTCTAACGAACCCCATTGGGCAGTTCATGCACAGCTCGAGCCATCTGACCTTACAACGTTTAGGATATTTTCATGATTCTAATGAACTGATTGAGGattatttgtttttatgtttaaactTTTAGCTTATTTGTGTTTTTGGACTAACCTaccaaatttttaaatttatgttattATCTCCAAATGCTTTTACAGAAGAGAATTTGAATTGCCCATAGGCTTTCAACTTTGCATTCAAAGGTTACTTCAAAACTATATTTGGGCGCTCGAAAGAGAAGGATGGATACGTCAAGTGGTTTGCTGGAAATGTGGCATCAGGAAGTGCTGCAGGAGCAACTACATCTTTGTTTCTGTATCATTTGGATTACGCACGCACTCGGCTTGGCACCGATGCAAAGGGCGGTGGTGTTAACAGTCAGCACCAGTTTAAAGGGATCTTTGATGTGTACAGAAAAACATTGTCAAGTGATGGAATTGTTGGTCTATACCGAGGATTTAGCGTTTCGATCGTTGGAATTACTCTGTACAGGGGCATGTATTTTGGGATTTACGACACTTTGAAACCTCTTGTTCTGGTTGGACAGTTTGAGGTAAGGATCTATTCTGTTCAGGAGATCAATTAGTTttggtttttcttcttctaggTAGATGTTAAACTCGTACCTCAAACCTTTTACTAGAAGATATATGGAAATTACTTCAACCTATAACTTAATATTTGGCCAAATATCTATGAAATAGGCAACAACTAAAATACTGTTTATTTACTTCAACAAACATATTAGTATAACTTACAACGGTATGTCTAAATCAATTACCTTCGTTCACCTTTCATAATGGCAAGTACCCAAATGATGGTCTTGGGATCTGCTTGTTGGAGAAATACAATATCTTCTTGTCTATAAGCATGGATAACTTCAATTTATTTGCTTGCCTTTCTTTTCTACCTTTTCTTCGAAGTCCCTTGAAAGTATGTGGATTGTTGTTTTATGCAGGGGAACTTTTTTGCTAGCTTCTTACTGGGGTGGAGTATTACAACCTTTTCTGGGGTATGTGCTTATCCTTTTGACACACTGCGACGAAGAATGATGCTTACATCTGGACAAACCATGAAGTATCGTAGTGGTTTGCATGCATTTTCTGAAATCATTCGTCATGAGGGCATTGCTGCTCTTTTTCGAGGAGTCACAGCCAATATGCTTGTTGGTGTTGCGGGGGCTGGCGTTCTTGCAGGTTATGATCAATTGCACCGAATCGCATGTAGACATGGTTATTCCTTTGGAGGGCAACATCAAATAGCCTCAAAATGACTGAAAATGGGACACACTTTTTCCTGGTTCGACTTCAAAATTGAAGTGGATGAATAGCAGGGAGATTTAAACGAAGATGTTGATTTGATtcacaaaagaaaaaaccctCGTGGAGTGAAGAAAGAATTCTAAGGCATTGTCTTTGTATAATCCATAAGTACATCTTCATTTGTTGGTTATTTATATAAGTTATGacttaaaaattgaaaatacaaATGGAAGAATTGCTATGAGAGTACAACCTTTACTTTACAATATctcttccattttcttttatccCGATCATCAGGTCGAAGTAGTTTGACAAATAACCTAACTTAATGATTCTTACTAATATTTCCGTTCCTTTCGAAGGAGGGGCCAACTAACTTTCATCAATATCAGCCATGGATTTCTACTTAAAGATATATTTGCTTGAACAATAGGATTACAGAGCAGGATCTTTGAATAACTCTTTGTAGGATTGAATCTACAATTTCAGAACTTTTTGTTGTTGATTCCTGTGTGAAAATTCAAACTTTACCCATAAATGCAGCAACATCTAACTCCTTCATAGTATAGCATAAGTCCAAGTTTGTGTCTAAACATCGTATTCACTTTGTAACCCAAAAAAGGTGGGAGACTATATAGCAGAAAGATCAAGCCAAGAGCCAGAAGTTCTTGTGACTTTTGGTTGTGATCAAATATCCTCCAATCTTTTTGCTCTTCTTCCTTAATGCAATGGTCATACAAGATGAGTTCTGAATGCAATACTCCGCCGTCGCTCGAcaagtcttcttcttcttcctccttcgACTGCGTCTCTTTGCCCATCTGTTGAATAAACGTCGAAGAAGTGGCCTCTTCCTTTGACCAAGTACCAAAAGTGAAAGTTTGTGCTTCTTTGCTTCCTCCACAATTATTGGACCTCTTTCTTTCCCTTCCAGCAATGCTACCTCTACTTGCACCTACTCAAGGCAATTCAATTCTACCCATTTAGATACGTGCAGCTGACTTAGACACTCGCAAACATCAAAATCGAAAAAGGGCATAGGATTAACATAAATTTACCTCAGGCTTTGCCTTTAGGCACATACTTCTCATAGAAAAGAGAAGCTTGTGGGCCTTTATGTAATTCACCTTATTACCAAACTCAAAACCtgcaaaaagaagaaacaaacaCGATATTACTAACATTACTTTCGTCTCTAGAAGTCGGAAGTTTAATCCTCACTCCATCAaaagacaaaaataaaaaagtaacaCATCTTCTCTTCtgctaaaaaagaaaacaaacctATGAAACTCTCACGTTGAAGCTTCAAACTTTTGAGAACATGAACAAGAACAATGGTATCATTTTTCTGAACAGCATGAGAGAGTGTCCATTCCAAAGCTTCTTTAGCCTCAACACTCCAATCCACAACCACCATTACTCTGTTCCCATTTTGACATAAAGCTTTAGGGTTATCAGAACTAAAATCTCCTTCCCCACTAACACCACTCCCTAAAAGCTCCCTTTTTTGAACATTTTCCACTGAATCTGAGATGGGGTTTTCTTGTTGTGACTTAGAACAGAGCAAGAAACAAGCCATGGACATGGACAAATATTTCAAGCTGCTCTATATCTCAAAAACCCACCGATTTTCTCTACCCATTTAAATAGTGATGAAGATAAATGCCAAAATGAAGACACATAAATGGTGGATAAAGACAGCAACGCATTGACTTTAATATAGTGTGGAATTTTGAATGTCTAAACTTTGTTGCATTAAAAACTAATgttgtttttattgttttgaTGTCAAACGATGGTAGGGCTGTTCCTAGTTAGACGTGCAGCACATAAATTTTTGGAAGGCAAGTCTTTACAAATTTTGCTGCCAcattcattattattttaaga comes from Cucumis melo cultivar AY chromosome 12, USDA_Cmelo_AY_1.0, whole genome shotgun sequence and encodes:
- the LOC103494395 gene encoding ADP,ATP carrier protein ER-ANT1; the encoded protein is MAATTSQKFSADFVMGGVAAIVAKTAAAPIERVKLLLQNQGEMIKRGHLKNPYLGIHHCFRTVLKEEGFLSLWRGNQVNVIRYFPTQAFNFAFKGYFKTIFGRSKEKDGYVKWFAGNVASGSAAGATTSLFLYHLDYARTRLGTDAKGGGVNSQHQFKGIFDVYRKTLSSDGIVGLYRGFSVSIVGITLYRGMYFGIYDTLKPLVLVGQFEGNFFASFLLGWSITTFSGVCAYPFDTLRRRMMLTSGQTMKYRSGLHAFSEIIRHEGIAALFRGVTANMLVGVAGAGVLAGYDQLHRIACRHGYSFGGQHQIASK
- the LOC103494467 gene encoding uncharacterized protein LOC103494467, whose translation is MSMACFLLCSKSQQENPISDSVENVQKRELLGSGVSGEGDFSSDNPKALCQNGNRVMVVVDWSVEAKEALEWTLSHAVQKNDTIVLVHVLKSLKLQRESFIGFEFGNKVNYIKAHKLLFSMRSMCLKAKPEVQVEVALLEGKERGPIIVEEAKKHKLSLLVLGQRKRPLLRRLFNRWAKRRSRRRKKKKTCRATAEYCIQNSSCMTIALRKKSKKIGGYLITTKSHKNFWLLA